CCTTTCTTTACAACAGCAAGAAATTTGGAATTTCCTCAAGAATGCGAATGATCATCGGGCTTATCAAATTCCAATGGAGCTATCTATAAAGGGATTTTTACGTGTTGATGATTTTAAAAAATCGGTGGAAAAAATAGGTTTGCGTCATGATGTTTTTCAATATGGATTTCATGAGGTTATTGGGCAGGTTAATCAGCATCGCCATAACGAAATTGTCATAAAACTTGAATTGAGTTCAAGTTGCGATGAGAAAGAAATTTCTGATTATTTGTCTGAACCATTTGATTTGAAAAAACCGCCTCTTTTACGTACAAAATTAATAAAAGTTGATGAGAATGAGTATCGATGGTTATTGGTATTTCACCATTTGATTGCTGATGGAAATACAGTGAGTGCCTTTATAAACGAAGTCATTGCTGATTATGAGGGCCAAACTCTCGAAGAACCTAAGCAATATTATCAGTTCATTACTTGGCAGTGGAATAACGTTTATTATGAATTAGATACTAATCTACGTGACTATTGGGCTGATACTTTAAAAGAAATTCCACTTGATGTGCCAATAAATGAAACTAGAAAAGAAGTGGACGTAATTTCTTCTACTCTACCCGTTGGTAATCTTAAGTCTGCAATAAAGCTCATTGAAAAAAATAAATTGTCACTAAGTAATTATTTGCTAGCCAATTTGTTTGAAATGCTTTTTGAACAATTTAAAAGAGAAGAACAAGGTATTGTTGTCTTTTTTTCTGGCCGTGAAAATGGTGATTTTTCTTCTGTATTTGGTGATACCTCTAATGATGTTATTATCACTGCTCGTAAAGAAAGAAATATTATGAAACAGACTAAATTACTTCAGGATCAATTATTGTCTGTAATTGATAAACAATACTTGCGTATGGCGATGATAAAAGAGATGGGGTTGCAAGCACCCATGATTTCTTTTGATTTTCAAAGGCGTTCTGATTTGGATTTGGTGAATACAAGCTTAGATATAACCGCTGTAAAAAGTGGAAATGTGCAAAATTACTCATGGGGCGATGAGCCAAGAATTTTATCATTTAAAGTGTTATTTAGCAGAGATGAAATTAAATTTTCATTAAAATATCGTACCGATAAAGTATCAGGAAATTATGCTGAAGAATTATTAAATAAATGGATTTCTACGATATCGAAAAGAAATTTAGATTTAAATAACAATCTGGTGGAAACTATGCATAAATCCATTCAGCAAGAGGCGTCATTTCTACAGCAAAATTTATGGGAATCATTTAAAAACCATCCCGATGGAATGCCATTTTATGTTCCAATTTTCAAAGAAGTTGATGCAGATATTGATGTGGAACGTCTGAATCTTGCAATGCACTCTTGTATTGTTAAGAATCCAGCACTGAGAACTTATTTTTCCGTAAACCATCAACTCAAATTAACTCTTGAAAAAGAAGCTGTGACAGTTCCCTTGCAAGTGATACAAACAAATGAGCTCTATAAAACATTGGGAGATTTATTAAGTGAGCCTATCTCGATTGATAAACCACCCTTATTCAGATGGTATCTAATTAATTATTCCCATGGTCTACCTATTTTATTAATTAGATTACATCATATTATTTTTGATGGAATTTCTTCTGAATTACTCTTAAATGATCTTGTCGACTTTTATAATGAACCTCAGAAAACTATAGAACAATCGCAAGATTCTGAATATTTAAAATTTTATGCCTCAGCGCAACAAAATTATCAAACCTATCTGAAGGATTACCAGAGTTACTTGCTGAGACTCAATAAAACGTATGGCATCAAAAATTTCACCGCTCCTAAAAAGAGTTATTTGGGTGGGCTGATTTATAGGAAATTATCTAAGGAAAATTCCATTAAGATTGAGCACTTTTGTCACAAAAACAAAATATCAAAATATGTATTTTACTTGTATATATTTAGCCTTGTTATTGCAGAAGTTCTCAATAAAAAAAATGAGGTATACATTAGTGTTGTTAAATCGAATAGAGGCGAACTTAAAGATGCTGGGATGATGGGATATTATGCTGACAACGTTCCCGTTGTTATTCCTATAGAGTCTGAATCTGACTTTATTACCCAGATACACAAGTTACAATTAATGATTCTTGAAGTTGTCCAACGTTTTCAATATGCTCCGCTGACTAAAGATTTGAGTCAAATTGGCTATATTCAACCTGAATTTATTTTTAATCAATATACACTTTCACCTGATAAAAAACCGTTTTATTCAGGAGATTATATTATTGAAAATATTGTGAATCAGCAAAAACAAGTCTCTCTCTGGAATTATTCTAATCCCGAAAAACTAAATTTCATGGTGCGAACTAGTGAACAGGGTGATCTTTTAGCATTGATTTTCAACCAAGATTTAATTGAGATGAAAGACGTGGATTATTTTTTGAATCAACTTATCGAAGAGGTCATGATTAAAGCACAGTTAGGTAACAAATTGGCAGTAGATTTTAACGATCATTACCCGAAAAGTGAGAGTTAAGAGTCGATAAAAGATTACTTAAATTCTCTGTAATAAGGGTAGGTTGCAAAATTTAAAATTTCTTTGTCGCCAGAACTATCGCCATAAGCATAACTGATTTTGGCGGCAGGGATTATCTCAAGAACGCGTCGTAGTTTTTCTTGACCATTACAACTTTTCCCCTCCACACGGCCCGTCGCCTGGTTAAATTCATCAAATTCAATTTTGGTTGAAACAACATCGTCAAAGCCTGTCTTATGTGCCCAGTAATCAATATAGACATTGTACGCTGAGGTTGCTAATACACAGTGATGACCTTGTTTTTTATGCCATTGTAGGCGCTCAAATGCCGAAGTTTTTACAAATTTTGGGATAATTGCATTTGAAAAGTGCTCACCGCTTGCATAGAGAAACTCACGTGACAAATTTTTAAGAAAAGTCTTTGCAATAGCCCCGTTTAATTGATCAATGTCGATAAGTTGTAATTGATAAGCCACAGCATTTGGTAATTTTTTAATAAATTTCCAGG
The nucleotide sequence above comes from Legionella hackeliae. Encoded proteins:
- a CDS encoding HAD-IB family hydrolase, yielding MKKTPEIVAIFDFDGTITQKNTTVPFLKFIWGYYFTWKFIKKLPNAVAYQLQLIDIDQLNGAIAKTFLKNLSREFLYASGEHFSNAIIPKFVKTSAFERLQWHKKQGHHCVLATSAYNVYIDYWAHKTGFDDVVSTKIEFDEFNQATGRVEGKSCNGQEKLRRVLEIIPAAKISYAYGDSSGDKEILNFATYPYYREFK